A genomic window from Ideonella sp. WA131b includes:
- a CDS encoding ATP-binding cassette domain-containing protein: MKSAVLLFARANRRHLAEMLLATAMVNGFALAVPMFSMLIYDKAIGNEMHETLWALAAGMVLILMIEALLRYSRVLLVEHGSSRWDVQLDQRLVLGLLRQPTSRAAPVGDVVSKYRELSITRDFLSAQFLLPLADVPFLLIFVVVVAMVGGPLVWVPVLFGLGLIGISAFAHAMSYRRQLDATRGHSEKLTNLVNILMARESLSIPTAAGAAVKRFKGPSIRSARSAAKARFWSQLGGQAMPLGMTLATVTLLVAGVYRVEAQALTVGGLISVSLLSSRILGVCCSVVPIVTRWKEFSRALLDLKQWIQTEAERPAPPLHDERLPSVGALMVEVALVYPSRSEPALHKLNLELRAGELTVVVGASGSGKSSLLRLLAGHVAPSTGRLAVGGHVIASDKDRRWLAERTAYKPQDPVFLPGTLAEVVTAGRPDIAPADVELALTRAGLGPALQRGALGLNTQVGLNGQELSGGQRQMVALARAFLSGAHMLALDEPTLGLDRTAQDQVLQSLQSMKAGRCLVVTTHATEVMQIADRVLVLDGGRLVADRPPSKLLGKPGSTDERPGGEAPAKVKKGSPAARSPRQDLQKT; the protein is encoded by the coding sequence ATGAAGTCAGCCGTTCTGCTGTTTGCGCGTGCCAACCGCCGACACTTGGCCGAGATGCTGTTGGCCACGGCCATGGTCAATGGCTTTGCGCTGGCAGTGCCGATGTTCTCCATGCTGATCTACGACAAGGCGATCGGCAACGAGATGCACGAAACGCTGTGGGCGCTGGCCGCCGGGATGGTGCTCATCCTGATGATCGAGGCGCTGCTGCGCTATTCGCGCGTCTTGCTGGTGGAGCATGGCAGCAGCCGCTGGGACGTGCAGCTGGACCAGCGCCTGGTGCTGGGCCTGCTGCGCCAGCCCACCAGCCGGGCCGCACCTGTGGGCGACGTGGTCTCGAAGTACCGTGAACTCTCCATCACCCGAGACTTCCTGAGTGCGCAGTTCCTTCTGCCGCTGGCGGACGTTCCCTTCCTTCTGATTTTTGTGGTGGTGGTCGCGATGGTGGGTGGGCCCCTGGTGTGGGTGCCCGTGCTCTTTGGATTGGGCCTGATTGGCATCTCGGCCTTTGCGCATGCCATGAGCTACCGACGCCAACTGGACGCCACGCGAGGGCACAGCGAGAAGCTGACCAACCTGGTGAACATCTTGATGGCCCGCGAAAGCCTGAGCATCCCGACCGCGGCGGGCGCTGCGGTAAAGCGCTTCAAGGGCCCTTCCATCCGCTCCGCCCGCAGTGCCGCCAAGGCCCGTTTCTGGTCGCAACTGGGCGGGCAGGCCATGCCTTTGGGCATGACGCTGGCCACGGTGACGCTCCTGGTGGCGGGCGTCTACCGGGTCGAAGCGCAAGCCCTGACGGTGGGGGGGCTCATTTCGGTCAGTCTGCTCAGCAGCCGGATCCTGGGCGTGTGCTGTTCAGTGGTTCCCATCGTGACGCGCTGGAAGGAATTCTCCAGGGCCTTGCTGGACCTCAAGCAGTGGATCCAGACCGAAGCCGAGCGCCCTGCGCCGCCCCTGCATGACGAGCGATTGCCCTCGGTCGGAGCCTTGATGGTGGAGGTGGCGCTGGTCTACCCGTCCCGCAGCGAGCCGGCGCTGCACAAGCTCAACCTGGAGCTGCGTGCGGGGGAACTCACGGTGGTGGTCGGTGCCTCCGGTTCGGGCAAGTCCTCTTTGCTGCGCTTGTTGGCCGGACACGTCGCGCCCAGCACGGGCCGGCTGGCCGTGGGAGGCCACGTGATCGCCAGCGACAAGGACCGCCGCTGGCTGGCCGAGCGCACGGCCTACAAGCCCCAGGACCCGGTGTTCCTGCCCGGCACCCTGGCCGAGGTGGTGACGGCCGGCAGACCGGACATCGCCCCGGCCGACGTGGAGCTGGCCCTGACCCGCGCCGGCTTGGGGCCTGCCCTGCAGCGGGGTGCGCTGGGCCTGAACACCCAGGTGGGGCTGAACGGCCAGGAGCTGTCTGGCGGGCAGCGGCAGATGGTGGCACTGGCCCGGGCCTTCCTGTCGGGCGCCCACATGCTCGCTTTGGATGAGCCCACGCTGGGCCTGGACCGCACGGCGCAAGACCAGGTCTTGCAGAGCCTGCAGAGCATGAAGGCCGGACGCTGCCTGGTGGTGACCACGCACGCCACCGAGGTGATGCAGATCGCCGACCGCGTGCTGGTGTTGGATGGCGGCCGTCTGGTGGCCGACAGGCCGCCCTCCAAACTCTTGGGCAAGCCTGGCAGCACGGATGAGCGGCCCGGCGGGGAGGCACCCGCAAAGGTCAAGAAGGGCAGCCCCGCAGCCCGGTCGCCCCGGCAAGACCTGCAGAAGACATGA